The following proteins are co-located in the Doryrhamphus excisus isolate RoL2022-K1 chromosome 3, RoL_Dexc_1.0, whole genome shotgun sequence genome:
- the slc25a3a gene encoding solute carrier family 25 member 3a isoform X2: MYPATLTHLARANPFSAPLFSLQKVEEPEQRLHGQRTRRLAAAATTDEGDSCEFGSQKYFVLCGFGGILSCGTTHTAVVPLDLVKCRMQVNPDKYKSIGNGFSVTVREDGVRGLAKGWAPTFIGYSMQGLCKFGFYEVFKIFYSDLLGEENSYMWRTSLYLAASASAEFFADIALAPMEAVKVRIQTQPGYANTLRECVPKMYGEEGLWAFYKGVVPLWMRQIPYTMMKFACFERTVEMLYKYVVPKPRSECTKAEQLVVTFVAGYIAGVFCAIVSHPADSVVSVLNKEKGSTAVQVLKKLGPKGVWKGLVARIIMIGTLTALQWFIYDSVKVYFRLPRPPPPEMPESLKKKLGLTE; this comes from the exons ATGTATCCGGCCACTTTGACGCACCTGGCTCGGGCCAACCCATTCAGCGCCCCGCTGTTCAGCCTCCAAAAGGTGGAAGAACCGGAGCAGCGTCTCCACGGACAGAGGACACGCAGGCTGGCAGCAGCCGCCACTACAGACG AGGGCGACAGTTGCGAATTTGGCTCTCAGAAGTATTTCGTCCTGTGTGGCTTTGGTGGAATTCTGAGCTGTGgcaccacacacacagcagttgtTCCCCTTGATCTGGTCAAATGCCGAATGcag gtGAACCCAGACAAATACAAGAGCATTGGCAACGGCTTTTCTGTGACCGTGAGGGAGGATGGTGTCAGGGGCTTGGCCAAGGGCTGGGCGCCCACATTCATCGGCTACTCAATGCAGGGACTCTGCAAGTTTGGGTTCTACGAGGTGTTTAAAATCTTCTATAGTGACCTGCTTGGCGAA GAAAATTCTTACATGTGGAGAACATCGCTGTACCTTGCTGCCTCAGCCAGTGCCGAGTTCTTTGCCGACATTGCTCTGGCTCCCATGGAGGCTGTCAAAGTTCGTATCCAGACCCAGCCGGGCTATGCCAACACCCTTAGAGAGTGTGTCCCCAAGATGTACGGAGAGGAGGGTCTCTGGGC TTTCTACAAGGGTGTGGTACCTCTGTGGATGAGGCAGATACCATACACCATGATGAAATTTGCCTGCTTTGAGCGCACTGTGGAGATGCTCTACAAGTATGTTGTTCCCAAGCCCCGCAGCGAGTGCACCAAAGCAGAGCAACTGGTTGTTACCTTTGTGGCTGGTTACATCG CTGGTGTGTTTTGCGCCATTGTTTCCCACCCTGCCGATTCTGTGGTGTCTGTGCTGAACAAGGAGAAGGGAAGCACTGCTGTCCAGGTCCTGAAGAAGCTGGGACCCAAAG GTGTCTGGAAGGGCTTGGTTGCCCGTATCATCATGATTGGTACTCTGACAGCTCTGCAGTGGTTCATCTACGATTCAGTCAAGGTCTACTTCCGtctgccccgcccccctccccctgaGATGCCCGAGTCCCTGAAGAAGAAGCTCGGCCTCACAGAGTAA
- the tmpoa gene encoding thymopoietin a isoform X1: MPEFMDDPSLLTKDKLKSELLAHNVELPSGNQAKDVYVQLYLKNLTSRNKKHATTLDAFSSDDELPPPVVSNRSRSSGKKAPRKTDKVLPIELDVTTLTDDVLREELLKHGVHAGPIVASTRQLYEKKLQKLLDDGPAQATITKIVVTEIQVNHNGNSESELYSDKEDDVMAEPEPEPVPVVERTVRSRGKTPVTTRTRSSQHKTEDCGPPDDLMYGRRSEKITDLLPTRNPERNHSSASPPSKETLVSQVEKIAAGDETPKVVEKDVLKELYPNDMNSPLGVTVTCRRPIRGASGRPVTSLDLWNDENSYFSPKAARSISNSTSSSYMESRILNRVSAPAASSPSYANPSSSAAKLLSAAPPAGLTKVARPGMSWWKKVLLVAIGAAFLFFVYQAMETNTINPFSADNSEVAIDSKA; this comes from the exons ATGCCGGAGTTCATGGACGACCCGTCGTTGCTCACCAAGGATAAACTGAAGAGCGAGCTGCTGGCCCACAACGTGGAGCTACCGAGCGGCAACCAAGCTAAAGACGTGTACGTGCAGCTTTATCTGAAGAACTTGACTTCCCGGAACAAGAAGCATGCCACAACTTTGGATGCGTTCTCCAGCGACGATGAGCTTCCTCCGCCTGTTGTCTCCAACAGAAGTAGATCCTCCGGCAAA AAGGCGCCCCGGAAAACTGACAAAGTCCTGCCGATTGAGCTGGACGTGACTACACTGACTGACGACGTCCTGAGGGAGGAACTGCTCAAACATGGAGTACATGCTGGCCCGATTGTGG CATCCACCCGTCAACTGTACGAGAAGAAGCTGCAGAAACTCCTCGATGATGGTCCTGCACAGGCGACAATAACAAAGATAGTGGTCACGGAGATCCAAGTCAACCACAACGGCAACTCTGAATCCGAACTCTACAGCGACAAGGAGGATG ATGTGATGGCAGAACCGGAGCCTGAACCAGTTCCCGTGGTGGAGAGGACTGTTAGAAGCAGAGGGAAGACGCCGGTCACAACCCGTACTCGCAGCAGCCAGCACAAGACT GAAGACTGTGGTCCTCCCGATGACCTGATGTACGGAAGGAGATCAGAGAAAATCACAGACCTCCTGCCGACACGCAACCCCGAGAGGAATCACAGTAGCGCATCGCCGCCGTCCAAAGAGACATTAGTGAGCCAG GTGGAGAAGATAGCAGCCGGTGACGAAACCCCCAAAGTGGTCGAGAAGGATGTTCTGAAGGAGCTGTATCCCAATGATATGAACAGTCCACTAGGAGTCAC GGTCACTTGCCGACGACCTATCCGAGGAGCTTCCGGACGCCCCGTGACCTCCCTCGATCTCTGGAATGATGAAAACTCCTACTTTTCTCCCAAAGCTGCCAGAAGCATCAGCAACTCCACCTCTTCCTCCTACATGGAGAGCCGCATTCTCAACAGAGTCAGTGCCCCTGcagcctcctccccctcctatGCCAATCCCTCGTCCAGCGCCGCCAAGCTCCTGTCTgcggcgccccctgctggtctcACCAAAGTAGCACGCCCGGGCATGTCTTGGTGGAAAAAGGTGCTCCTGGTGGCCATTGGGGCTGCTTTCCTGTTCTTTGTTTACCAAGCAATGGAAACCAACACCATCAACCCATTTTCAGCAGACAACTCGGAGGTGGCGATTGACAGCAAGGCGTAA
- the slc25a3a gene encoding solute carrier family 25 member 3a isoform X1 → MYPATLTHLARANPFSAPLFSLQKVEEPEQRLHGQRTRRLAAAATTDEEFSCEFGSSKYYALCGFGGILSCGLTHTAVVPLDLVKCRLQVNPDKYKSIGNGFSVTVREDGVRGLAKGWAPTFIGYSMQGLCKFGFYEVFKIFYSDLLGEENSYMWRTSLYLAASASAEFFADIALAPMEAVKVRIQTQPGYANTLRECVPKMYGEEGLWAFYKGVVPLWMRQIPYTMMKFACFERTVEMLYKYVVPKPRSECTKAEQLVVTFVAGYIAGVFCAIVSHPADSVVSVLNKEKGSTAVQVLKKLGPKGVWKGLVARIIMIGTLTALQWFIYDSVKVYFRLPRPPPPEMPESLKKKLGLTE, encoded by the exons ATGTATCCGGCCACTTTGACGCACCTGGCTCGGGCCAACCCATTCAGCGCCCCGCTGTTCAGCCTCCAAAAGGTGGAAGAACCGGAGCAGCGTCTCCACGGACAGAGGACACGCAGGCTGGCAGCAGCCGCCACTACAGACG AGGAATTTAGCTGCGAGTTTGGCTCCTCAAAGTACTATGCCCTGTGTGGCTTTGGGGGCATCCTGAGCTGCggcctcacacacacagcagtagtACCCCTCGACCTTGTCAAGTGTCGTCTGCAG gtGAACCCAGACAAATACAAGAGCATTGGCAACGGCTTTTCTGTGACCGTGAGGGAGGATGGTGTCAGGGGCTTGGCCAAGGGCTGGGCGCCCACATTCATCGGCTACTCAATGCAGGGACTCTGCAAGTTTGGGTTCTACGAGGTGTTTAAAATCTTCTATAGTGACCTGCTTGGCGAA GAAAATTCTTACATGTGGAGAACATCGCTGTACCTTGCTGCCTCAGCCAGTGCCGAGTTCTTTGCCGACATTGCTCTGGCTCCCATGGAGGCTGTCAAAGTTCGTATCCAGACCCAGCCGGGCTATGCCAACACCCTTAGAGAGTGTGTCCCCAAGATGTACGGAGAGGAGGGTCTCTGGGC TTTCTACAAGGGTGTGGTACCTCTGTGGATGAGGCAGATACCATACACCATGATGAAATTTGCCTGCTTTGAGCGCACTGTGGAGATGCTCTACAAGTATGTTGTTCCCAAGCCCCGCAGCGAGTGCACCAAAGCAGAGCAACTGGTTGTTACCTTTGTGGCTGGTTACATCG CTGGTGTGTTTTGCGCCATTGTTTCCCACCCTGCCGATTCTGTGGTGTCTGTGCTGAACAAGGAGAAGGGAAGCACTGCTGTCCAGGTCCTGAAGAAGCTGGGACCCAAAG GTGTCTGGAAGGGCTTGGTTGCCCGTATCATCATGATTGGTACTCTGACAGCTCTGCAGTGGTTCATCTACGATTCAGTCAAGGTCTACTTCCGtctgccccgcccccctccccctgaGATGCCCGAGTCCCTGAAGAAGAAGCTCGGCCTCACAGAGTAA
- the tmpoa gene encoding thymopoietin a isoform X2, with the protein MPEFMDDPSLLTKDKLKSELLAHNVELPSGNQAKDVYVQLYLKNLTSRNKKHATTLDAFSSDDELPPPVVSNRSRSSGKKAPRKTDKVLPIELDVTTLTDDVLREELLKHGVHAGPIVASTRQLYEKKLQKLLDDGPAQATITKIVVTEIQVNHNGNSESELYSDKEDDVMAEPEPEPVPVVERTVRSRGKTPVTTRTRSSQHKTVEKIAAGDETPKVVEKDVLKELYPNDMNSPLGVTVTCRRPIRGASGRPVTSLDLWNDENSYFSPKAARSISNSTSSSYMESRILNRVSAPAASSPSYANPSSSAAKLLSAAPPAGLTKVARPGMSWWKKVLLVAIGAAFLFFVYQAMETNTINPFSADNSEVAIDSKA; encoded by the exons ATGCCGGAGTTCATGGACGACCCGTCGTTGCTCACCAAGGATAAACTGAAGAGCGAGCTGCTGGCCCACAACGTGGAGCTACCGAGCGGCAACCAAGCTAAAGACGTGTACGTGCAGCTTTATCTGAAGAACTTGACTTCCCGGAACAAGAAGCATGCCACAACTTTGGATGCGTTCTCCAGCGACGATGAGCTTCCTCCGCCTGTTGTCTCCAACAGAAGTAGATCCTCCGGCAAA AAGGCGCCCCGGAAAACTGACAAAGTCCTGCCGATTGAGCTGGACGTGACTACACTGACTGACGACGTCCTGAGGGAGGAACTGCTCAAACATGGAGTACATGCTGGCCCGATTGTGG CATCCACCCGTCAACTGTACGAGAAGAAGCTGCAGAAACTCCTCGATGATGGTCCTGCACAGGCGACAATAACAAAGATAGTGGTCACGGAGATCCAAGTCAACCACAACGGCAACTCTGAATCCGAACTCTACAGCGACAAGGAGGATG ATGTGATGGCAGAACCGGAGCCTGAACCAGTTCCCGTGGTGGAGAGGACTGTTAGAAGCAGAGGGAAGACGCCGGTCACAACCCGTACTCGCAGCAGCCAGCACAAGACT GTGGAGAAGATAGCAGCCGGTGACGAAACCCCCAAAGTGGTCGAGAAGGATGTTCTGAAGGAGCTGTATCCCAATGATATGAACAGTCCACTAGGAGTCAC GGTCACTTGCCGACGACCTATCCGAGGAGCTTCCGGACGCCCCGTGACCTCCCTCGATCTCTGGAATGATGAAAACTCCTACTTTTCTCCCAAAGCTGCCAGAAGCATCAGCAACTCCACCTCTTCCTCCTACATGGAGAGCCGCATTCTCAACAGAGTCAGTGCCCCTGcagcctcctccccctcctatGCCAATCCCTCGTCCAGCGCCGCCAAGCTCCTGTCTgcggcgccccctgctggtctcACCAAAGTAGCACGCCCGGGCATGTCTTGGTGGAAAAAGGTGCTCCTGGTGGCCATTGGGGCTGCTTTCCTGTTCTTTGTTTACCAAGCAATGGAAACCAACACCATCAACCCATTTTCAGCAGACAACTCGGAGGTGGCGATTGACAGCAAGGCGTAA